Proteins from one Podospora pseudoanserina strain CBS 124.78 chromosome 1, whole genome shotgun sequence genomic window:
- a CDS encoding hypothetical protein (EggNog:ENOG503PQT7), with translation MRAFIQTIIFFLLSLQMVAALVIPVPLKTSSTPRRRDTSKESDSALPPTQYKITDFYGQAACHNVLTSCRADSDCCSGLQCGNFEGEMLCTPRG, from the exons ATGCGAGCCTTCATCcagaccatcatcttcttcctgctcaGCCTGCAAATGGTTGCTGCGTTGGTCATTCCAGTTCCTCTCAAGACCTCATCTACTCCCCGGCGACGAGATACATCGAAGGAGTCTGATTCAGCGTTGCCGCCAACCCAATACAAGATCACCGACTTCTACGGCCAGGCA GCATGCCACAACGTCTTGACATCGTGCCGCGCGGATTCCGACTGTTGCTCCGGGCTGCAGTGTGGAAACTTTGAAGGGGAGATGCTGTGTACGCCTCGAGGTTGA
- a CDS encoding hypothetical protein (EggNog:ENOG503PRE8; COG:S): MHISPQEAHHVAVLAGQGECAKLVTAVKALALREHESPADILIACKDDFQQTAAHIAAKSGQSKSIDTLSDLLDDNEKRALYFNMANRFSGDRPIHTAMRHGYLDAFKALVNHGADPTLKNRFGDVVEDYPGDFEPEEVSRIVEEYRTKVDKLRA, encoded by the exons ATGCATATTTCTCCACAAGAAGCCCACCACGTCGCCGTTCTTGCCGGTCAGGGAGAATGCGCCAAACTGGTGACAGCCGTCAAAGCTCTGGCGTTGCGAGAACATGAGTCGCCTGCCGACATCCTTATTGCTTGCAAGGACGACTTTCAACAGACAGCTGCGCATATTGCTGCAAAATCGGGGCAGTCAA AGTCCATCGACACACTATCCGATCTTTTGGATGACAATGAGAAAAGAGCACTCTATTTCAACATGGCTAACCGTTTTTCCGGGGATCGGCCCATCCACACAGCCATGCGCCATGGGTATCTGGATGCCTTCAAAGCCTTGGTCAATCATGGCGCGGACCCGACCCTGAAGAATCGCTTTGGAGATGTCGTTGAGGATTATCCAGGTGACTTCGAGCCAGAGGAGGTATCACGAATTGTGGAGGAGTATAGGACTAAGGTGGACAAACTCAGGGCATAA
- a CDS encoding hypothetical protein (EggNog:ENOG503NZMU; COG:S), which produces MLSLPPPDYKKDGTSGILDIARTVQLRIKHWAYAYRLTNDPKWKDRIWKEIVHTAGNSTGASFGTQGDSWNTDHWLDVGEFLVAFGIAYDWLYDAWTAEEREGIRWSVVDLGLRKGLESFEREEWFLGVTGNWNCVTAGGMIVGALAVLGDDTSGVARSLLGRAVENAEQHCGKSVDESGTWAETPDYWHFGTQAHAQLSSGLLTSLGSTFGMLDSHPKFRETGMFHIHNMGMTEKFNYGDCGPSKITATANSLFFYGREYGIPEYGLFQRDRPDAADPLSMLWYDSSLKGEWHDHLPLDKAFSDPRGAWVSLRSSWTDSNGVFVDIIQDTVRATFNIDYPAHQFRVIVSDDGRNQKLEAWVLQLAADTPNLYYTARVKYGPAGYKAGNLNHAITVSDTLPGGRAELVAGLDADMIPKKRWLRACVAHLIRDPKMGVVCPAQLFYNVPDNDPLNQQSSINWLCMDIIRDHAGLGW; this is translated from the coding sequence ATGCTCTCTTTACCTCCCCCAGACTACAAAAAAGACGGAACGAGTGGGATCCTCGACATCGCGAGGACGGTCCAGCTCAGGATCAAGCACTGGGCTTACGCCTACCGGTTGACCAACGACCCCAAGTGGAAAGATCGCATTTGGAAAGAAATCGTCCACACAGCCGGGAACTCTACCGGTGCTTCGTTTGGGACGCAAGGCGACAGCTGGAACACGGATCATTGGCTGGATGTAGGCGAGTTTCTGGTCGCGTTTGGGATTGCGTATGACTGGCTTTATGACGCATGGACAGctgaggagagagaggggataAGATGGAGTGTTGTTGATTTAGGCCTGAGAAAGGGGCTGGAGAGttttgagagggaggagtggtttCTGGGGGTGACGGGGAACTGGAACTGTGTTACTGCGGGTGGGATGATTGTGGGGGCGTtggcggtgttgggggaTGACACCAGTGGTGTGGCGAGAAGcttgttggggagggcggtggaaaACGCAGAGCAGCACTGCGGCAAGAGTGTTGACGAGAGCGGGACGTGGGCTGAGACGCCGGATTATTGGCATTTTGGGACGCAGGCGCATGCACAGCTTTCGTCGGGGTTGTTAACATCGTTGGGGAGCACCTTTGGGATGTTGGACAGCCATCCCAAGTTTCGGGAGACGGGCATGTTTCATATTCATAATATGGGGATGACGGAGAAGTTCAATTATGGGGATTGCGGTCCGTCCAAGATCACTGCTACGGCGAATTCGCTATTCTTTTATGGGAGGGAGTACGGCATTCCTGAGTATGGTTTGTTTCAGAGGGACAGGCCTGATGCGGCTGATCCGTTGTCAATGCTCTGGTATGATTCTTCTCTCAAGGGGGAATGGCACGATCATCTGCCTCTGGACAAGGCTTTCTCCGACCCCAGGGGCGCCTGGGTATCACTGAGATCTTCCTGGACGGATTCTAATGGTGTCTTTGTCGACATCATCCAAGATACCGTTCGCGCTACATTCAACATCGACTACCCTGCTCATCAGTTCAGAGTCATCGTGTCTGATGATGGCCGGAATCAAAAGCTGGAGGCTTGGGTTTTGCAGCTGGCCGCCGACACGCCCAACTTGTATTACACCGCGCGTGTCAAGTATGGGCCGGCAGGGTACAAAGCTGGCAACCTCAATCATGCAATTACTGTGTCTGACACCCTTCCTGGTGGGCGGGCTGAGCTTGTAGCTGGGTTGGATGCTGATATGATTCCTAAAAAGAGGTGGCTGAGGGCGTGTGTTGCACATCTGATCAGGGATCCCAAGATGGGAGTTGTTTGTCCTGCCCAATTGTTCTACAATGTGCCGGACAATGACCCGCTGAATCAGCAGAGTTCTATCAACTGGCTTTGTATGGACATCATCAGGGACCATGCCGGACTCGGCTGGTAA
- a CDS encoding hypothetical protein (EggNog:ENOG503NUSQ; COG:G) has protein sequence MGDDLIESYTGFRTISTGVVNGIKRPLLNGKFVYLFGPLDQGYWPDGLHLPPTLEAMVYDLELVKSLGMNLVRKHIKIEPDLFYEACDRLGLLVMQDMPSMRVHTNARPTDAEQAEFERQLEIMIKEHRNYPSIVTWVIYNEGWGQITDRYPEFHITDRIRQLDPTRLINSVTGWHDHGAGDYHDNHHYADPQCGTPFYSLPNTPYDSSRIGFQGEYGGLGHRPLDEHLWPVQAAVRTINETYEMHADEASYNYRAHVLFDLLRQQVEHFACSGAVYTQTSDVEGEVNGLVTYDRRVVRVDVTQWKADIQALYDAAAARA, from the exons ATGGGTGATGACTTGATTGAGAGTTACACGGGATTCCGGACCATTTCCACAGGAGTCGTCAATGGAATCAAAAGGCCTCTTCTGAATGGGAAATTCGTTTACCTTTTCGGACCTCTTGATCAGGGATATTGGCCAGATGGCCTTCATCTGCCACCGACTCTCGAAGCAATGGTGTACGATCTGGAGCTTGTCAAAAGTCTTGGCATGAACTTGGTTCGCAAACAT ATCAAAATTGAGCCGGACCTCTTTTACGAGGCATGTGATCGGCTCGGTCTGCTGGTCATGCAAGACATGCCTTCCATGAGGGTCCACACCAATGCTCGACCAACTGATGCCGAACAAGCCGAGTTTGAACGTCAGCTCGAAATCATGATCAAGGAACACAGAAATTACCCAAGCATTGTCACCTGGGTCATCTACAACGAAGGCTGGGGCCAAATTACGGATCGCTATCCAGAGTTTCATATCACGGACCGCATTCGACAGCTTGATCCAACACGGCTGATTAATTCCGTAACAGGGTGGCATGATCACGGAGCTGGGGATTATCAT GATAATCATCATTATGCCGATCCCCAGTGCGGTACACCATTCTACTCGCTGCCAAACACACCATATGACTCCAGCCGGATTGGATTCCAAGGAGAGTATGGAGGACTCGGCCACCGACCGTTGGATGAACA TCTCTGGCCAGTGCAAGCGGCCGTTAGGACGATCAATGAAACGTATGAGATGCATGCCGATGAGGCATCTTACAACTACCGTGCACATGTGTTGTTCGACTTGCTACGACAGCAGGTTGAGCACTTTGCATGCAGTGGTGCTGTGTACACTCAAACGTCGGAcgtggaaggggaggtcaATGGGCTTGTGACCTACGACCGTCGCGTGGTGCGTGTGGATGTAACGCAATGGAAAGCCGACATACAGGCGCTGTACGACGCTGCGGCAGCTCGGGCTTGA
- a CDS encoding hypothetical protein (EggNog:ENOG503NUSQ; COG:G): MPILLYAHLCLVFLALAVTARPQDAYTIFTTVLVTATKTIGDSNATPAPSAHAAAPYQLLRPHLDTPWTDKVGTSPWPQYPRPQLRREPWRSLNGIWTYQAAQGAEDVKSPPRLPLRQEVLIPSCIESGISGIMTEGVTHMWFGTTFTIPLEWRGGKRVLLNFEAVDYEATVFINGVQLAFHRGGYFRFSLDVTEKINFDGPNELQVGQSRKVFVFDPTDDQSIPQGKQTKRLSHIFYTPCSGIWQTVWLESASNNHIKSLDLTANMNGDGKSDGLMTP, encoded by the exons ATGCCTATCTTACTTTACGCCCACCTCTGTTTGGTCTTCTTGGCACTCGCTGTCACCGCCAGGCCTCAGGATGCCTACACCATCTTTACGACAGTTTTGGTGACAGCGACGAAAACGATTGGAGACTCTAACGCGACGCCTGCCCCTTCAGCCCATGCAGCTGCTCCGTACCAGCTCCTACGCCCTCACCTTGACACACCATGGACTGACAAGGTTGGCACAAGCCCCTGGCCGCAGTATCCACGTCCTCAACTCCGTCGCGAGCCATGGCGGTCGCTGAACGGAATATGGACCTACCAGGCAGCTCAAGGAGCTGAGGATGTCAAGAGTCCGCCTCGATTGCCCCTTCGCCAGGAGGTTTTGATCCCCTCTTGCATCGAAAGTGGCATCTCCGGGATCATGACCGAGGGCGTGACGCACATGTGGTTTGGCACGACCTTTACGATCCCTCTCgagtggagaggtgggaAACGTGTTTTGTTGAATTTCGAAGCAGTGGACTACGAAGCAACGGTGTTTATCAATGGCGTCCAGCTCGCGTTTCATCGTGGTGGATATTTTCGGTTCAGCTTGGATGTCACTGAGAAGATCAACTTTGACGGACCAAACGAGCTGCAAGTCGGACAATCGCG CAAGGTGTTTGTCTTCGATCCAACAGACGATCAAAGCATCCCACAAGGGAAGCAGACAAAACGTCTCTCGCACATTTTCTACACGCCCTGCAGCGGTATTTGGCAGACAGTATGGCTTGAGAGCGCTTCCAACAATCATATCAAGTCATTGGATCTGACGGCCAACATGAACGGCGACGGCAAGTCCGACGGGTTGATGACACCTTGA
- a CDS encoding hypothetical protein (COG:S; EggNog:ENOG503PCRE) → MGGQWSQFFPPKPTYTEADLVTQDGRVILITGGASGIGLEISTMLYRKNARVYIAGRSEKNARDAIQAIQAANPSSTGTLDFLHVELDDLRTIKSCADAFKAKESRLDLLFHNAGVSQPPLGSVSKQGVELQLATNCLGPFLLTQFLLPLLQQTASSAAPGSVRVIWTSSQMAELSAPKGGLIMDEIRSPPNDKGRNYTNSKTGNIFLSAELAHRHPASTSGIVSVSLNPGAAATNLFRHTPLLPYLAWPLMYTANLAAHTQLFAGISPDITVNNSGCYVVPFGRLADLRQDIVEGAKRKEEGGLGLAGEFWDWCEERTRDYMASCTAHPFSAAFKSSRTVESNVGLSCMSQSADILRHGFQVYVYVISAVASHSFLPKTPHPSPRSLTVSTQTRTRMQEEHLSKNGSEEEEAHDPSHPPTEISDQPGDQHDDNPLDDDNEIAAPREQLANILSSEQIESWRDTQALAYQLLLQSLHSANQSHEDLPPDIDAAIFDRISSQFHQNILASFNPAPEQPTQLPLEPKKVRDIRVLVTIGENVYRALTTFPGDLLLWELLGPKWQTRYALDFYVHAIISYAGDDLYRAIGGMLIFPLVTTLGGLNAIHFLLGLRQATSITWPDASSTKIPLAKLVEEYTLDLELEHWLKYLTASPFILVTLFLRAIYETIRWIFPSIWLRLPAVSALTAGVCYHRMYNCQSTIAQSVAHWPRPVIREVRRFMVFILDLEASVRMHAVRLMCKFKTRGLGQYTYTPLDANNAEFRLLRLEPISGDNLVRCWLVSVPLGEHRSKEAYEAISYRWGNEGRNFAIVIDGKRFLVTRTVFELLHALQTKDKGRYVWIDAICINQGHEHASADKPASVEDLDEKSNQVALMGTIYRNASRVIAWVGGTANGRGALSFINKTACRDPEAMDNFEYERITVELWPWTILTTWLRVIELFKQPYFRRMWMLQEVALGRKVVVKHGAEEADWDDISPLVNFMMGSDGEPFLHEPGFWTVWYNFPTTILGVKGAHVMSLVRNQVAGWNAEGNPRSEPVSQEWDQDRVGRLPLDTLLGLTTDLSASNIKDKIYAVLGLTQQETRQHINIEYDDTILPAGDLLRDSAKHILTGRHEPAERLGLAGWGFELSGLDVDDDHIWAASPWSFIVLWMRRVLWWKAPASLLSLPSWVPHWTLSRFQLPAMEPIGYNAGAHGTKLFEEIPGRPNCIRASLSIVDEIELLGKPFLTVVELLERPTTFLNNIRAFVLEAKSFAAQLHRDALAREEPISEDGLVEALYRTIFCDCATGSLPPMDTSVLFQHVSTCEALLAAKGYPRQADGKAHEKLGFELGRSIGGKSFCVTKGGRFGIVPPRSRVGDSIVMAWGTPLPLVMRSALRHQELLLREPGKQAPIVGPLEGDEHVLMGGCYVHGVMLGELRPTEYPPEMVVLR, encoded by the exons ATGGGTGGTCAATGGTCACAGTTCTTCCCGCCAAAGCCCACATACACCGAGGCCGACCTTGTGACACAAGATGGCAGGGTTATCTTGATCACGGGAGGCGCCTCAGGAATTGGTTTGGAGATTTCTACCATGCTTTACCGCAAGAATGCACGCGTGTATATCGCAGGCAGGTCAGAAAAGAACGCACGCGATGCTATTCAAGCAATCCAAGCAGCGAACCCTTCGTCCACCGGCACCCTCGACTTTCTTCACGTTGAACTGGATGACCTGAGGACGATCAAGTCATGCGCCGACGCATTCAAGGCGAAGGAATCGCGCCTCGACCTCCTATTTCACAATGCAGGTGTTTCGCAGCCTCCGCTAGGGAGCGTCTCAAAGCAGGGCGTTGAATTGCAGCTTGCAACCAACTGTCTGGGACCATTCCTACTCACTCAGTTTCtactcccccttcttcagcagACCGCATCCTCGGCAGCACCAGGAAGCGTCCGCGTCATATGGACCAGCAGCCAAATGGCCGAGTTGAGCGCCCCCAAGGGGGGTCTCATAATGGACGAAATACGTTCACCACCGAATGACAAGGGCAGGAATTacaccaactccaaaacaGGAAATATCTTCTTGTCTGCCGAGCTTGCGCATCGTCATCCAGCCAGCACGTCGGGGATCGTGAGCGTGTCGCTCAACCCAGGAGCCGCTGCCACGAACCTATTTCGCCACACACCTTTGCTTCCGTACCTGGCGTGGCCACTCATGTACACTGCAAACTTGGCAGCACATACGCAACTATTTGCCGGCATCTCCCCGGATATAACGGTCAACAATAGTGGGTGTTATGTCGTTCCTTTTGGGAGGCTGGCGGACTTGAGACAAGACATTGTTGAAGgagcaaagagaaaagaggaaggcggacTGGGCCTTGCAGGAGAGTTCTGGGACTGGTGTGAGGAGAGGACGAGAGATTACAT GGCATCCTGCACTGCCCATCCGTTTAGCGCTGCGTTCAAGTCCAGCCGCACTGTAGAAAGTAATGTTGGGCTTTCCTGCATGTCCCAGTCAGCCGACATCCTGAGGCATGGCTTCCAGGTTTATGTATATGTGATCTCCGCCGTTGCGTCGCATTCTTTCCTCCCCAAGACTCCGCATCCATCCCCCCGCTCGCTGACGGTGTCAACTCAGACTCGGACCAGAATGCAGGAAGAACACCTCAGCAAAAACGgaagtgaggaggaggaagcgcaCGACCCATCGCATCCTCCAACGGAAATATCCGACCAGCCGGGGGATCAGCACGATGACAAccccctcgacgacgacaacgagaTTGCTGCGCCGCGAGAGCAGTTGGCTAACATCTTATCTAGTGAACAAATAGAGAGCTGGAGGGACACGCAGGCTCTTGCGtatcaactcctcctccaatcaCTGCACTCGGCAAACCAGTCCCACGAAGACCTGCCTCCTGACATCGACGCTGCAATCTTCGACAGGATTAGCTCGCAGTTCCACCAAAACATCCTGGCCTCCTTCAATCCTGCCCCCGAGCAACCAACTCAGCTTCCGCTTGAGCCGAAGAAAGTCCGTGACATCAGAGTCCTGGTCACCATCGGAGAAAATGTTTACAGAGCTCTTACTACCTTCCCGGGGGACTTGTTGTTGTGGGAACTTCTCGGCCCGAAGTGGCAGACACGCTACGCCTTGGATTTCTATGTTCATGCAATCATATCCTACGCTGGAGATGATCTTTACCGCGCCATTGGGGGCATGCTCATCTTCCCACTGGTGACTACGCTAGGAGGATTGAACGCCATCCACTTCCTCCTTGGCTTGCGTCAAGCAACGTCTATCACATGGCCTGATGCCTCTTCCACAAAGATCCCGCTGGCAAAGCTTGTCGAGGAGTATACGCTTGACCTCGAGTTGGAACACTGGCTGAAGTATCTGACCGCCTCCCCGTTCATCCTGGTGACGTTGTTCCTTCGAGCTATTTACGAAACCATTCGCTGGATCTTCCCCAGCATTTGGCTCAGACTGCCCGCGGTTTCCGCATTGACTGCTGGAGTTTGTTACCATCGAATGTACAACTGCCAGTCTACTATAGCCCAGAGTGTTGCGCACTGGCCTAGACCCGTTATTCGAGAGGTACGACGGTTTATGGTTTTCATTCTTGATCTAGAAGCCTCAGTCAGAATGCATGCTGTGCGCCTGATGTGTAAATTCAAGACTCGGGGCCTCGGACAATACACTTACACGCCTCTTGACGCCAACAACGCCGAGTTTAGGCTGTTGCGGCTGGAACCGATCTCTGGCGACAACCTCGTTCGCTGTTGGCTGGTGAGCGTACCGCTAGGAGAGCACCGCAGCAAGGAAGCATACGAGGCAATCTCATACCGGTGGGGAAATGAAGGACGAAACTTTGCCATTGTCATTGACGGCAAGCGTTTCTTGGTCACGAGAACCgtctttgagcttctccACGCCCTGCAGACCAAGGACAAGGGTAGGTATGTCTGGATCGATGCCATCTGCATTAACCAGGGTCATGAACACGCGTCAGCCGACAAGCCTGCCTCCGTTGAAGACCTGGATGAAAAGTCCAACCAAGTTGCGTTGATGGGGACCATCTACCGTAATGCGAGCCGAGTCATCgcctgggttgggggtaCGGCCAATGGACGAGGTGCCCTCTCTTTCATCAACAAGACCGCCTGTCGAGACCCAGAAGCCATGGACAACTTCGAATATGAGAGAATCACGGTAGAACTATGGCCGTGGACGATCCTTACCACTTGGCTGAGAGTTATTGAGCTGTTTAAGCAGCCATACTTTCGCCGCATGTGGATGTTGCAGGAAGTAGCCCTGGGGAGAAAGGTCGTGGTAAAGCATGGAGCTGAGGAAGCCGACTGGGATGATATCTCTCCCCTCGTGAACTTCATGATGGGGAGCGATGGTGAGCCATTCCTTCACGAACCTGGGTTCTGGACCGTTTGGTACAATTTTCCGACCACCATCCTTGGCGTCAAAGGAGCCCATGTGATGAGCTTGGTCCGAAACCAAGTCGCCGGGTGGAACGCCGAAGGAAATCCCCGGTCCGAGCCTGTCAGCCAGGAGTGGGATCAAGACCGTGTCGGTCGTCTCCCACTGGATACTTTGCTTGGCCTGACAACGGACCTCTCGGCTTCGAATATCAAGGACAAGATCTATGCCGTCCTTGGCCTGACGCAGCAAGAAACCCGCCAGCATATCAATATCGAGTACGACGACACGATTCTGCCTGCTGGAGATTTATTGCGCGACAGTGCCAAGCACATCTTGACTGGTCGCCATGAGCCTGCCGAACGATTGGGTCTCGCCGGCTGGGGCTTCGAGCTATCTGGGCTTGACGTTGATGATGACCATATCTGGGCGGCTTCGCCCTGGTCGTTCATTGTGCTATGGATGAGGCGGGTGCTGTGGTGGAAAGCGCCTGCATCACTGCTGAGTCTTCCGTCGTGGGTGCCTCACTGGACACTGAGCAGATTTCAACTGCCTGCTATGGAACCTATTGGATACAATGCTGGTGCGCATGGCACAAAACTCTTTGAGGAGATCCCGGGTCGACCCAATTGCATACGAGCCTCATTATCTATCGTGGACGAAATCGAATTGCTGGGAAAGCCCTTTTTGACGGTAGTAGAGTTGCTGGAACGCCCAACAACCTTTTTAAACAACATACGTGCCTTCGTTCTAGAGGCAAAGAGCTTCGCAGCTCAGCTCCACAGGGATGCGCTCGCGCGCGAAGAACCGATCTCCGAGGATGGATTGGTAGAGGCGCTGTACCGGACGATATTTTGCGATTGTGCCACGGGGTCCTTGCCCCCGATGGACACGTCCGTTCTTTTCCAACACGTGTCTACTTGTGAGGCTCTCCTCGCGGCGAAGGGATACCCAAGACAGGCGGACGGCAAGGCTCATGAGAAGCTCGGTTTCGAGCTCGGTCGGTCAATTGGGGGTAAGAGCTTCTGCGTCACGAAGGGCGGGAGATTCGGGATCGTTCCTCCAAGGAGTCGGGTTGGCGATAGCATTGTGATGGCATGGGGCACCCCTTTGCCGCTGGTTATGCGATCGGCGTTGCGACATCAagagctgctgttgagaGAGCCTGGGAAACAAGCACCGATAGTTGGGCCTTTGGAAGGAGATGAGCATGTGTTGATGGGGGGCTGTTACGTGCATGGAGTGATGCTGGGTGAGCTGCGGCCCACGGAATATCCGCCAGAAATGGTGGTTCTGAGATGA